The following are from one region of the Methyloversatilis discipulorum genome:
- the pseB gene encoding UDP-N-acetylglucosamine 4,6-dehydratase (inverting), whose amino-acid sequence MLTNASILVTGGTGSFAHTFVPMTLARYNPRRLVIFSRDEMKQWEMAKLYGDDPRVRFFIGDVRDKDRLSRALHGVDYVVHAAATKIVPTAEYNPFECVKTNVIGAMNLIDACIDQNVKRVVALSTDKASSPANLYGATKLASDKLFVAGNSYAGGNDTRFAVVRYGNVMGSRGSVIPYFLSIADKGVLPITDPRMTRFMITLEQGVDLVWHAFDDMVGGEIYVKKIPSMNITDIARAVAPDARHDIVGIRPGEKLHEQMIGPEDAPHTYEYGDHYKILPAIHKWSEDPGRINDGVKVAPDFTYSSDNNREWMSVEALRAWIDANRDKVGRI is encoded by the coding sequence ATGCTGACCAACGCATCCATCCTCGTGACCGGCGGGACCGGCTCTTTCGCTCACACCTTCGTACCGATGACGCTGGCGCGCTACAACCCGCGACGTCTGGTCATCTTCTCGCGTGACGAAATGAAACAGTGGGAGATGGCCAAGCTCTATGGCGACGATCCCCGGGTGCGCTTCTTCATCGGTGACGTGCGCGACAAGGATCGCCTCTCCCGTGCGCTGCACGGGGTCGATTACGTCGTGCACGCCGCGGCCACCAAGATAGTGCCGACCGCCGAGTACAACCCCTTCGAGTGCGTCAAGACCAATGTGATCGGCGCGATGAACCTGATCGACGCCTGCATCGACCAGAACGTGAAGCGGGTGGTGGCGCTGTCCACCGACAAGGCGAGCAGCCCGGCAAATCTTTATGGCGCGACCAAGCTTGCGTCGGACAAGCTGTTCGTGGCCGGCAACTCGTATGCCGGTGGCAACGATACCCGCTTCGCGGTGGTGCGCTATGGCAACGTGATGGGTTCGCGCGGATCGGTCATTCCCTATTTCCTGTCGATCGCTGACAAGGGCGTGCTGCCGATCACCGATCCACGCATGACGCGCTTCATGATCACGCTCGAGCAGGGTGTGGATCTGGTCTGGCATGCCTTTGATGACATGGTGGGTGGCGAGATCTACGTGAAGAAGATTCCGTCGATGAACATCACCGATATCGCGCGCGCAGTGGCGCCCGACGCGCGGCACGATATCGTGGGCATCCGTCCGGGCGAGAAGCTGCACGAACAGATGATCGGCCCCGAGGATGCGCCGCACACCTACGAGTACGGCGATCACTACAAGATCCTGCCGGCCATCCACAAGTGGAGCGAAGACCCGGGCCGCATCAATGACGGCGTGAAGGTGGCGCCAGATTTCACCTATTCCTCCGACAATAACCGCGAATGGATGAGCGTCGAGGCGCTACGCGCGTGGATCGATGCCAACCGCGACAAGGTGGGTCGCATATGA
- the pseC gene encoding UDP-4-amino-4,6-dideoxy-N-acetyl-beta-L-altrosamine transaminase, translated as MSGFIPYGRQQISEEDIEAVVRVLRSDYLTQGPAVPAFEQAVARYCGAAHAVAMNSATSALHVACLALDVGPGDRVWTSPVTFVASANCALYCGATVDFVDVDPATGNMCAEHLAERLARAEREGTLPKVVIPVHLCGRSCDMKTIRALSRRYGFAVIEDASHAIGARYDGAPVGDGRYSDIAVFSFHPVKIITTAEGGMALTQDVALARRMERLRSHGITRDPADMTHAPDGPWYYQQIDLGFNYRMTDMQAALGLSQMNRLDAFVDQRHRVAARYAEALAALPLSLPPAELDGRSALHLYVVQVGAGHDRRTVFEALRARDIGANVHYIPVHLQPYYAGLGFRPGHCPGAERYYAGAISLPMHPGLSDADQDRVIGALRDALA; from the coding sequence ATGAGTGGCTTCATCCCCTACGGCCGGCAGCAGATCAGTGAGGAGGACATCGAGGCGGTCGTGCGCGTGCTGCGTTCCGACTACCTCACACAGGGGCCGGCGGTGCCCGCTTTCGAACAGGCGGTGGCGCGCTACTGCGGTGCTGCTCACGCCGTAGCGATGAACAGCGCCACCTCGGCGCTGCACGTGGCTTGCCTCGCGCTGGACGTAGGCCCCGGCGACCGGGTGTGGACCAGCCCGGTCACCTTCGTCGCCAGTGCCAACTGCGCGCTGTACTGCGGGGCCACGGTGGATTTCGTCGATGTCGATCCGGCCACTGGCAACATGTGTGCCGAACATCTGGCGGAGCGCCTGGCGCGGGCGGAGCGGGAGGGTACCTTGCCCAAGGTGGTGATTCCGGTGCACTTGTGCGGCCGCTCCTGCGACATGAAGACGATCCGCGCGCTGAGCCGTCGCTACGGGTTTGCGGTGATTGAGGACGCTTCGCATGCCATCGGGGCGCGCTATGACGGTGCGCCGGTGGGTGACGGCCGCTACAGCGACATTGCGGTGTTCAGCTTTCATCCGGTCAAGATCATCACGACCGCCGAAGGTGGCATGGCGCTGACGCAGGACGTCGCACTGGCCCGCCGCATGGAGCGCCTGCGCAGCCATGGCATCACGCGCGACCCGGCGGACATGACCCACGCCCCGGATGGCCCTTGGTACTACCAGCAGATCGATCTAGGCTTCAACTACCGCATGACCGACATGCAGGCTGCGCTCGGCCTGAGCCAGATGAACCGACTCGACGCTTTCGTAGACCAGCGCCACCGGGTGGCCGCGCGCTATGCCGAAGCGCTCGCGGCGCTTCCTCTGAGCCTGCCGCCGGCCGAACTGGATGGGCGTTCCGCGCTGCATCTCTATGTGGTGCAGGTGGGTGCCGGTCATGACCGACGCACCGTATTCGAGGCGCTGCGCGCGCGCGACATCGGTGCGAACGTGCACTACATACCGGTTCATCTGCAGCCCTACTACGCAGGCCTGGGCTTTCGGCCCGGCCACTGCCCGGGCGCGGAGCGGTATTACGCCGGCGCCATAAGCCTGCCCATGCATCCGGGCCTGTCCGACGCAGATCAGGATCGCGTGATCGGCGCTCTCCGGGACGCGCTCGCGTGA
- a CDS encoding aldo/keto reductase — MTDRHARIGLGTVQWGVDYGVANRDGRTPPTEVGRILAAGRVAGLRVLDTAALYGEAESVLGEQDLTGLQVVTKTPRYAHAPITAADADDLKATLERSLTRLRLPAVHGLLAHHADDLLAPGGERLIDALRALRDQGKVERIGVSIYDGAQLDAILARFTPDLVQLPLNVFDQRLIVDGSLARLAALGVEIHVRSVFLQGLLLMSPDSAPAYFDPWRERLHAWHAACAERKVLPQQAALAFVCDLPEVSCCLIGVQNVSQLDEALIGLDAVLPFDAAPFACSDPALLNPVNWRLS, encoded by the coding sequence GTGACCGACCGTCATGCCCGGATCGGCCTCGGCACCGTGCAGTGGGGCGTGGACTACGGCGTGGCCAATCGCGACGGCCGCACGCCGCCGACTGAGGTCGGGCGCATCCTCGCCGCCGGCCGGGTGGCCGGTCTGCGTGTGCTCGATACCGCAGCCCTGTACGGAGAGGCGGAGTCGGTACTCGGTGAGCAAGATCTGACTGGCCTGCAGGTGGTGACGAAGACGCCGCGATACGCGCATGCGCCGATCACGGCCGCTGACGCGGACGACCTGAAGGCGACGCTGGAACGCTCACTGACGCGGCTGCGCCTGCCCGCGGTGCATGGCCTGCTCGCCCACCACGCCGACGATCTGCTGGCGCCGGGCGGCGAACGGCTGATCGATGCGCTGCGCGCGTTGCGCGACCAGGGCAAGGTCGAGCGCATCGGCGTATCGATCTATGACGGAGCCCAGCTGGACGCGATACTTGCGCGCTTCACGCCGGATCTGGTTCAGCTGCCGCTCAACGTGTTCGACCAGCGGCTGATCGTCGATGGGTCGCTGGCGCGGCTGGCGGCGCTCGGCGTTGAAATTCACGTGCGCTCGGTCTTCCTGCAGGGTCTGCTGCTGATGTCGCCGGATAGCGCGCCCGCCTACTTCGATCCCTGGCGCGAACGGCTCCATGCCTGGCATGCCGCCTGCGCAGAGCGCAAGGTCTTGCCGCAGCAGGCCGCACTGGCCTTCGTGTGCGACCTGCCTGAGGTCAGTTGCTGCCTGATCGGCGTACAGAACGTCTCCCAGCTCGACGAGGCGCTGATCGGGCTGGACGCGGTGCTGCCATTCGATGCCGCACCCTTCGCATGCAGTGACCCGGCGCTGCTCAATCCGGTTAACTGGAGGCTGTCATGA
- a CDS encoding Gfo/Idh/MocA family oxidoreductase encodes MSTALRLGVIGLSSGNGHPYSWSAIFNGYDAAAMEHCGFPVIPRYLEKQRFPDDAIAGARVTHVWTQDVAISRHVAQAACIEHVADRCTDLIGQVDAVLLARDDADTHLAFARPFLEAGVPIYVDKPLALSRVDAETLIGLQRFPGQLFSCSALRYAPELSLTLAQCEAVGPLRAVAATVPKDWDKYAVHVIEPLLQLLPDRGTVVRSQRWSVADRVTLQVEFASGIEAQISTLGSAGAPLGLRVFGAAGWCDLQFADTFRAFRAALQDFVDGVRARDVRIRPDAMLEVVDLIELGRRA; translated from the coding sequence ATGAGCACGGCACTGCGTCTTGGCGTGATCGGACTTTCGTCCGGCAACGGTCATCCCTACTCGTGGTCGGCCATCTTCAACGGCTATGACGCAGCGGCCATGGAGCACTGCGGCTTTCCGGTCATTCCGCGCTATCTCGAAAAGCAGCGCTTTCCGGACGACGCGATCGCCGGTGCCCGGGTGACCCATGTGTGGACCCAAGACGTCGCGATCTCGCGGCATGTGGCTCAAGCGGCATGCATCGAGCACGTGGCCGACCGCTGCACCGATCTGATCGGACAGGTGGACGCGGTGCTGCTGGCGCGAGACGACGCCGATACCCACCTCGCGTTCGCGCGACCCTTTCTCGAGGCGGGTGTGCCGATCTACGTCGACAAGCCGCTCGCGCTGTCGCGTGTCGATGCGGAAACCCTGATCGGCCTGCAGCGTTTCCCCGGCCAGCTGTTCTCGTGCTCCGCGCTGCGCTATGCGCCGGAACTGAGCCTGACCTTGGCCCAGTGCGAGGCGGTTGGGCCGCTGCGCGCTGTTGCAGCGACCGTGCCCAAGGACTGGGACAAGTACGCGGTCCATGTGATCGAGCCACTGCTGCAGCTGCTGCCCGATCGCGGTACGGTCGTACGCAGCCAGCGCTGGTCGGTTGCCGATCGCGTCACGCTGCAGGTCGAGTTCGCCTCCGGCATCGAAGCGCAGATATCCACTCTGGGCTCGGCCGGTGCGCCGCTGGGCCTCAGGGTGTTCGGTGCCGCCGGCTGGTGCGACCTGCAATTCGCCGACACCTTCCGCGCCTTCCGCGCGGCGCTGCAGGATTTCGTCGATGGCGTGCGCGCCCGCGACGTGCGCATCCGGCCGGACGCCATGCTGGAGGTGGTGGATCTGATAGAACTCGGGAGGCGTGCATGA